The Clostridioides difficile genome has a segment encoding these proteins:
- a CDS encoding MurR/RpiR family transcriptional regulator codes for MIIELNKSNSENLTKTELEIIKFINENESILPELSIVEIAHETYSSPATVSRAIRKCGLNGFNELRYRLTVKDENNDIQNMGDIINKSFIEAQRVIEQISLTTLINIIKTINESSKIYILARGLTEYVAKEFSLKLQLLDFNVVFINDPNIMKIKSKSIKKDELIIIFSLNGNTIELVESAQNANLGGAKVITCCCSENAKLIKYSDLYIVGYKHEHISISEYEVSSRLPLYIISRIIIDYMVRYNNSEN; via the coding sequence AAAATGAGTCAATATTACCAGAATTATCTATAGTGGAGATTGCTCATGAAACATATTCATCTCCAGCAACCGTTTCAAGAGCAATTAGAAAATGTGGTTTAAATGGATTTAATGAACTTAGATACAGATTGACAGTAAAAGATGAAAACAATGATATACAAAATATGGGGGATATAATAAATAAGTCTTTTATAGAAGCGCAGAGAGTTATAGAGCAAATATCTTTAACTACATTAATTAACATAATAAAAACTATAAATGAATCCAGTAAGATATATATTTTAGCAAGAGGGCTTACTGAATATGTAGCAAAAGAGTTTAGTCTTAAATTGCAACTACTTGATTTTAATGTGGTTTTTATAAATGACCCCAATATAATGAAAATAAAATCTAAATCAATAAAAAAAGATGAACTTATAATTATATTCTCTCTGAATGGAAATACCATAGAACTTGTAGAGTCAGCACAAAATGCTAATTTAGGTGGAGCCAAAGTTATAACTTGCTGTTGTAGTGAAAATGCAAAACTTATAAAGTATTCAGATTTATATATTGTAGGATACAAGCATGAGCATATCTCAATCTCTGAATATGAAGTATCTTCTAGATTGCCCTTATATATTATATCTAGGATAATTATAGATTATATGGTCAGATATAATAATTCTGAAAATTAA
- a CDS encoding 1-phosphofructokinase family hexose kinase, with translation MIYTLTTNPAIDMNISTNGIKRKLVNRTSNAIYSPNGKGLNVTFVLGHYGIESKILGFFGGFSGKYIVEESEKRGFDVLPTWVEDTTRINIFLNDGSDEFKFVNSGSYVNAKQKLDMLEKIQSLEDISYLSISGSLPPGIDENYYEDIFEICKSKNIKTILDISSPKLKELLEYNPYLIKPNDEEIKDIFGIIVRDEEDIKDVLKLLHLKGAQNILLTLGEKGSYFYNGEAIYYASAQPVTVVSSACAGDSALAAFLSIWLENPENIEEALKRSAATGASVAESNGIGNLENVEDYVKNIKVRRVV, from the coding sequence ATGATATATACATTAACTACGAATCCAGCAATAGATATGAATATATCTACTAATGGTATAAAGAGAAAATTAGTAAATCGTACATCAAATGCTATATATTCTCCTAATGGAAAGGGATTAAATGTAACATTTGTACTAGGTCATTATGGTATAGAATCTAAGATATTAGGATTTTTTGGAGGATTTTCAGGAAAATATATAGTTGAAGAAAGCGAAAAGAGAGGATTTGATGTATTGCCTACCTGGGTAGAAGATACAACTCGTATAAATATATTTTTAAATGATGGGAGTGATGAGTTTAAATTTGTAAACTCTGGGTCATATGTAAATGCAAAGCAAAAGTTAGATATGTTAGAGAAGATACAGTCATTAGAAGATATAAGCTATTTATCAATAAGTGGAAGTCTGCCACCTGGTATTGATGAAAATTACTATGAAGATATATTTGAGATTTGTAAAAGTAAAAATATAAAAACAATACTCGATATAAGTTCACCAAAATTAAAGGAATTATTAGAATATAATCCATACTTAATAAAGCCAAATGATGAAGAAATCAAAGATATATTTGGAATTATTGTAAGAGATGAAGAAGATATTAAGGATGTACTTAAATTGCTACATTTAAAAGGAGCTCAAAATATATTACTAACATTAGGAGAAAAAGGCTCTTATTTTTACAATGGAGAAGCAATTTATTATGCAAGTGCTCAACCAGTTACAGTTGTTAGCTCTGCATGTGCTGGAGACTCTGCACTAGCTGCTTTTTTAAGTATATGGTTGGAAAATCCAGAAAATATTGAAGAAGCATTAAAAAGGTCTGCGGCAACGGGTGCAAGTGTAGCTGAAAGCAATGGTATAGGCAATTTAGAAAATGTAGAAGATTATGTGAAAAATATAAAAGTCAGAAGGGTGGTATAA
- a CDS encoding PTS fructose transporter subunit IIABC, whose translation MGKKIILGVTGCPTGIAHTFMAEEALKKAAEELGCDIKVETNGAIGVENKLTAKDIEMADAIIVACDKNVDMDRFNGKPVIEVPVKEGIHKANELIQKCIDGKAPVRKGSSSSSKLAEEGNLSFGQKLYKDLMNGVSHMLPLVVAGGVLTAISFLWGIYSFDPNSEQYNQIAATLKSVGGYSMNLMVPVLAAFIAQSISGRPGMLAGLVGGMISFDTGSGFLGGIISGFLAGYAVKLFVYLLRKLPRQLEGLKSIFIIPIVSVGVVGISMLLLGGPCSALNNAMMNFLSGLQNSSPIILGLVIGCMSAFDMGGPVNKAAYVTGTMLLGQGNYLFMAGVSAACITPPLVIAIAATLFKNRFTEEDRAAGLINYILGSTHITEGAIPFAAKNPLKVLPVLMIGSSISAILTYIMKIEVPAPHGGFLVLGLVNKPLLWVGCILAGSLVGAILYMMVTPKVVDNKNTTESINKSLNKDKNKIANSENVFNEICLYNEETVVLDIKGKNKTDVINEMVEILDKSGVLSNKNKFKEEIHKREEISSTGFGMGVAIPHAKTDAVKVPRVAVGVSKEGFDFESEDGSPVHLIFMIAATDNGDNLHLKTLSQLSAKLMDEEFLNELINSKTSMEIVSKLNNEEIKSL comes from the coding sequence ATGGGGAAAAAGATAATCCTTGGTGTAACAGGTTGTCCAACTGGAATCGCTCATACATTTATGGCAGAAGAAGCATTAAAAAAAGCAGCTGAAGAACTAGGTTGTGATATAAAAGTTGAAACGAATGGAGCTATAGGTGTAGAGAATAAGTTAACAGCAAAAGATATCGAAATGGCAGATGCGATAATAGTTGCTTGTGATAAAAATGTTGATATGGATAGATTCAATGGAAAACCAGTAATAGAGGTACCTGTCAAAGAAGGTATACATAAAGCTAATGAACTTATACAAAAGTGTATTGATGGAAAAGCACCTGTTAGAAAAGGCAGTTCATCAAGTAGTAAACTTGCAGAAGAAGGTAATTTATCATTTGGTCAAAAGTTATATAAGGACTTAATGAATGGTGTATCTCATATGCTACCTTTAGTAGTAGCAGGTGGAGTACTGACTGCTATATCATTTTTATGGGGAATTTACTCATTTGACCCAAATTCAGAACAGTACAATCAGATAGCAGCTACATTAAAATCTGTTGGTGGATATTCTATGAATTTGATGGTCCCTGTATTAGCAGCATTTATAGCTCAATCTATATCAGGTAGACCTGGTATGTTAGCGGGACTTGTTGGAGGAATGATATCGTTTGACACAGGTTCAGGGTTTTTAGGAGGAATTATATCAGGATTTTTAGCAGGTTATGCAGTTAAATTATTTGTGTATTTATTAAGAAAATTACCAAGACAACTAGAAGGTCTTAAGTCAATCTTTATAATTCCAATAGTCAGTGTAGGTGTTGTTGGTATATCTATGCTGTTACTTGGGGGACCATGTTCAGCACTTAACAATGCTATGATGAACTTTCTTTCAGGGTTACAGAACTCAAGCCCTATAATCTTGGGATTAGTAATAGGATGTATGTCAGCATTTGATATGGGAGGTCCAGTAAATAAAGCAGCATATGTAACTGGAACTATGCTTTTAGGTCAAGGAAACTACTTATTCATGGCAGGAGTATCTGCGGCTTGTATAACACCACCATTAGTAATAGCAATAGCAGCTACTTTATTTAAAAATAGATTTACAGAAGAAGACAGAGCAGCAGGATTAATTAATTATATACTAGGTAGTACTCATATAACAGAAGGGGCAATACCTTTTGCAGCAAAGAATCCATTAAAAGTGTTGCCAGTACTTATGATTGGGTCATCAATATCAGCGATTTTAACTTACATAATGAAAATAGAAGTGCCAGCTCCACATGGAGGGTTTTTGGTATTAGGATTAGTCAATAAGCCACTTTTATGGGTAGGGTGTATACTTGCAGGTTCATTGGTAGGTGCAATACTTTATATGATGGTTACACCTAAGGTAGTAGATAACAAAAATACTACAGAAAGTATAAATAAAAGCCTGAATAAAGATAAAAATAAAATTGCAAACTCGGAAAACGTATTTAATGAAATCTGTTTATATAACGAAGAAACAGTAGTTTTAGATATTAAGGGAAAAAATAAAACAGATGTAATCAATGAAATGGTTGAAATACTTGATAAATCAGGTGTTCTTTCAAATAAAAATAAGTTTAAAGAAGAAATTCATAAGAGAGAAGAAATATCGTCTACAGGATTTGGTATGGGTGTAGCGATACCACATGCAAAAACAGATGCAGTAAAAGTACCACGAGTAGCAGTTGGAGTATCAAAAGAAGGCTTTGATTTTGAATCAGAGGATGGAAGTCCAGTACATCTTATATTTATGATAGCAGCCACAGATAATGGTGATAATTTACATTTAAAGACATTGTCTCAATTATCTGCAAAGCTAATGGATGAAGAATTTTTAAATGAGTTAATAAATAGTAAGACAAGCATGGAAATTGTATCAAAATTAAATAATGAAGAAATCAAATCATTATAA